Proteins encoded in a region of the Sander lucioperca isolate FBNREF2018 chromosome 4, SLUC_FBN_1.2, whole genome shotgun sequence genome:
- the LOC116048133 gene encoding 3-oxo-5-alpha-steroid 4-dehydrogenase 2-like, with the protein MECREAVVSSLSWALIAGGALYLLQQTRSHTPYGRYAPPGESRCCPARLGWFLQEVPAFLLPLLILLYTDAEPGNTGDKSTGRTLLLGTFMLHYFHRTFIYSFLMRGRPVPLPIVLYAAIFCSLNGFLQGHFLLHCARYDPGWLTHARLAAGFLLFVCGLIINIHSDHILRSLRRPGETVYRIPYGGMFEFVSGANFFGEIVEWCGYAVATWSLPTFAFAFFTVCSIGPRAVHHHRDYQQRFEDYPRSRKALIPFIL; encoded by the exons ATGGAGTGTCGGGAGGCCGTAGTTTCCTCCCTGAGTTGGGCTCTGATCGCCGGCGGAGCGTTGTACCTGCTGCAGCAGACGCGGAGCCACACGCCGTACGGCCGCTACGCGCCGCCGGGGGAGAGTCGCTGCTGCCCGGCCAGACTGGGCTGGTTCCTCCAGGAGGTCCCGGCCTTCCTGCTGCCGCTTCTTATACTGCTTTATACCGATGCGGAGCCGGGGAACACCGGGGACAAGAGCACCGGTAGGACGCTACTGCTCGGCACCTTCATGCTGCACTACTTCCACAG GACCTTTATCTACTCCTTCCTGATGAGAGGACGGCCCGTCCCGCTGCCCATCGTCCTATACGCCGCTATCTTCTGCTCGCTCAACGGCTTCCTGCAAGGTCACTTCCTGTTGCACTGCGCCCGATACGACCCCGGCTGGCTGACGCACGCTCGGCTCGCCGCAG GTTTTCTTCTGTTTGTTTGCGGTTTGATCATCAACATCCACAGTGACCACATCCTACGCAGCCTGAGACGCCCCGGAGAGACCGTCTACAGGATCCCCTACG ggGGAATGTTTGAGTTCGTGTCTGGTGCCAACTTCTTCGGGGAGATCGTGGAGTGGTGTGGTTATGCCGTCGCCACGTGGTCGTTACCGACCTTCGCCTTTGCCTTCTTCACCGTGTGCTCCATCGGGCCCCGGGCCGTCCACCACCACAG